Proteins found in one Leguminivora glycinivorella isolate SPB_JAAS2020 chromosome 22, LegGlyc_1.1, whole genome shotgun sequence genomic segment:
- the LOC125237750 gene encoding homologous-pairing protein 2 homolog: MANEAVLKYLVDTNRPYSCADVTVNLRGAFTKSAVQKALDYLSENAKIRCKLYGKQKVYAAIQPENVVEEGDTEDYDAQCKSITEELLEKSNTLKTTEINLKTILSAPTTDSAKSQIEELKRRIEGFENKLKVLSTSTNIISAEEKTAIMSQHEKFLKEYRKRKRISSDIIEAVLEGYPKSKKSFLEELCIETDEMVNFKLMN, encoded by the exons ATGGCCAACGAGGCGgtgctaaaatatttagtgGACACAAATCGCCCATATTCGTGTGCAGACGTAACAGTTAACCTCCGCGGTGCTTTTACGAAATCCGCTGTTCAGAAGGCATTAGACTATTTgagtgaaaatgctaaaattCGTTGCAAATTGTATGGAAAGCAGAAAGTCTACGCAGCTATACAGCCGGAAAATGTTGTAGAAGAAGGTGATACTGAAG ATTATGATGCTCAATGCAAGTCAATAACTGAAGAACTATTAGAAAAAAGCAACACTTTAAAAACAACAGAAATAAACTTGAAGACAATCTTATCTGCGCCCACAACTGACAGTGCCAAATCCCAAATAGAGGAACTGAAGAGGAGAATAGAGGGTTTTGAGAATAAGTTGAAGGTTTTGAGCACATccactaatattataagtgcCGAGGAAAAGACGGCTATAATGAGCCAGCATGAAAAATTCTTGAAAGAGTACAG GAAACGTAAACGAATATCATCAGATATCATAGAGGCGGTACTTGAAGGTTATCCCAAGTCTAAGAAGAGTTTTCTAGAAGAACTTTGTATTGAAACGGATGAGatggttaattttaaattgatgAATTAA